The Actinomyces viscosus genome segment CGACGAGCCACCCTGCGAGCTGGTCGTCTGGACCTGATCGACCCAGTGAGATCCGATCAGGTCCGAGAGCATCGAGAGGAACTCCGGCTCGGAATTGCCTCCGCCGTAGACCTTCACGTTCGCCGCCGACCACAGCGTCTGCATCCCCTCCCGGCCCCACGCCGTGACCCCCTGGGACCAGCTCTGGAGCATCGCCTCCACCAGGATCCCCCGTGACCCGAAGTGCGAGTACTGGGCCGGCAGCTGGCTCCACCGGCAGACGTTCGCCGCCTCGTCCAGCTCCACCAGGACCGGAACGCTCAGCCGGCCGCCGCTCTGACGCTTGGCATACTCCATCGCGGTCTCGGTGAAGACCATCGTCAGGGCCGTCACCACAGGGGCAGCGCTCACCGGCCCCTCCTGGCTGAGCAGGTAGAGAGTGTCAGAGCTGCGCACAAGATCCTCGATACGCAGCTCCGGGATCCAGTTGTTCGGCCTCACCCACGACATGGTCCGGTCGTCAGTCGTGAACCCCATGATTTGCTGCGCCCCGGCGAAGATGCCCGAACGGGTCACCTCCACCATGTTGAGCGTGGCCTGGAGCTCATCGGCCTTCTCGTACTCCCCGGCCTGGCGCAGGAGCATCACCGGCTCGTCATCACTGGGGTCGTTGACCCACCGCTTGACCGCATCCAGCCACTGCCCCGACCTGGCGGCGGCCAGCAGCAGGCGAGCCACCAGGTCACGCGCACCGGTGTCGAAGAACGGGTTGGACTGGCCCGTGGCCGGCCGGCTGGCGTCCATCAGCGCCTGCGCCATCGCAGTGGCTCGCACTGAGCTGGTGACGTAGCTCAACGGGTTCCACCAGAAGGACTGAGGCTCACCGACGATCTCCTGCGGGTCGAACACCCACACCTTGCCGCGCTCCTGACGCGCCTGACGTGTCAGCTCCACGATGTCGGGCTTGTTGGACGTCGCCACCACCAGGCCCGGGGCCGCCAGGATCCTGGGGACCACCCAGCAGGTCGTCTTGCCCGTCCTGGGGCCGGCGATCCCCACCCCCACCGCCTCAAAGTCGGAGTACAGGGGCCGGCTGTCACTGACCGCCCTGCCTATCGGAAGCCCGAAGCTGTCGGTGGCCACCTTCAGGCGTCGGGCGGTGGACTCCACCTGTCCCCGGCTGAGCGGCTCCGTGTCACGCCTGTAGCCCACCAGCGCCGACGCCTCGTCCCCACGCCGGCGTCGAGCACGCCCACGACGACGCACCAGATGGACCCCCAGCACCACCACCGGCAGGAGTGCCGCCACGAGACCGACGCACACCCACATACCGGGCGTTGCCTTCAGTGGCCCCTTGCCCAGCGCCAGGACC includes the following:
- a CDS encoding type IV secretory system conjugative DNA transfer family protein, whose protein sequence is MRLRDEIRTWEPSTILLWLGLIAFGVFSVCLEVGVHLWAWWNGQPSPSWNPFDLVLALGKGPLKATPGMWVCVGLVAALLPVVVLGVHLVRRRGRARRRRGDEASALVGYRRDTEPLSRGQVESTARRLKVATDSFGLPIGRAVSDSRPLYSDFEAVGVGIAGPRTGKTTCWVVPRILAAPGLVVATSNKPDIVELTRQARQERGKVWVFDPQEIVGEPQSFWWNPLSYVTSSVRATAMAQALMDASRPATGQSNPFFDTGARDLVARLLLAAARSGQWLDAVKRWVNDPSDDEPVMLLRQAGEYEKADELQATLNMVEVTRSGIFAGAQQIMGFTTDDRTMSWVRPNNWIPELRIEDLVRSSDTLYLLSQEGPVSAAPVVTALTMVFTETAMEYAKRQSGGRLSVPVLVELDEAANVCRWSQLPAQYSHFGSRGILVEAMLQSWSQGVTAWGREGMQTLWSAANVKVYGGGNSEPEFLSMLSDLIGSHWVDQVQTTSSQGGSSSTRSMEAQERKIAPIDQLGSLPQGRAWVLASGATALLTRLVPFWEETIPTTSSSMSKEGARR